The following DNA comes from Meleagris gallopavo isolate NT-WF06-2002-E0010 breed Aviagen turkey brand Nicholas breeding stock unplaced genomic scaffold, Turkey_5.1 ChrUn_random_7180001956025, whole genome shotgun sequence.
TTGAAAAGCTCAGTGGCAGCCAGTGCATACCTGACTTGGGCTCTGCTCATCATCAGCTGTAGTCAGCAAGCCAAACCGTGCTGCAGAGGCAAGCAGTATCTTCATTAGGAGGATAGCTGACAAATGTGCTGCCTCTTACCGTCTGATCGGTGCTCAGTGGGATGAGAAAAATGTAGCAGACCTGGAGCCAGGACCCAGACGCTGCCTTTGAAGTCAGCTGCAGCTAGTTCCTCTTGGCAGCATTTCTAACAGAGCACGTGACTGCCATGTGATGACCCCATGActtgaaagataaaatatttcactgttccAAGTGAAACAGGTCACAGGTATAACTCAGGATGCAATTCAGAAAGGCACCTGAGTGTCCTCTGCTTTGTGACTATCGTGGCTTAAATCAATAGTATGCATCAACAGGCATGGGATGTGTTCAAGGACTTCTCTGCACAGCTGGCTGCCCATGCAGGCTTTATGTTCAACTCCTTATGCCAAGAGAGAATAAAGGGAGTGGTTATTAACACCAGCTCGGCACCATTGCAATTGCAACCTGTTAACAGTCCACTGTTGTTCAGATTTGCTCTGTACAGGGTGGAAACATTAGAatcaaacacattttaaagGCAGGAGTCTGTCTGAGAGACTGATGTACCAAAAAAANNNNNNNNNNNNNNNNNNNNAAAAAAAGCCTTGTTAGAATATCCTCCCGGCATCTATTTTATTACGTTTTATTTACATTTGGTGATTTGAGACACACTTCCAGTACCTTGTTGGAAAGTGGATTTTGGAATTGTTGCCTCTTAGGCACACAAAGTCTAGTACCTGCCCCTTGCTGAAGCTGCTGTTCTCTGGCACAGGCCCACAACTGACTTCACACTAATGTGGCAAGAGCCTGGATGTTATGGGAGCTTCCAGAGGTTCTGTGAATGGGGCGGTCATTTCTGACACTTCTGTCTCTAACGCTGCTCTTGGGACTGTGCTGAGCCGTGGCCATGCGGCTCTGGAAGGCCCGCACGGTTCGAATAGCAAGGATGCAGACCACAAAGCTGGCAAAGTACAAACAGGCTGCAGCTACACCGAAGAGGCCGACGGCTGCATCGCCACCCTGGACGACGCAGTTCATGGAGGTGTAACCACGGCGCGCGTACAGCCTCTCACGCCTCTTGCAAGCTTCCGTGGCGTTCACCTGGGTGACAAAGTGCAAGTAGAGACCAACTGCAATGACGTAGCATACGCCAGCCAGCAGGCTGAAGGCGCATTCACCACCGAGCAGCCCCATCTTGAGGCGGTGGATGGGTTTCGCCCCCACTACGAGAAAGACGAGCGTGAGCGCTGCTGCTGCTAAGCTGAAGGCTACTCCGCCGTAGACGCAGGGGGCTCTCATCTGGGTGATCTGCATGTCCAGCTCCCTCACTTCCTGGAGCTCCGTGCCCTCGAAGGGGCTGTAGGCTGAATTCAGGTTAAAGGATCCGATGCCCAAGCCGCCGATGGAAGTAAAGCCTGCAACAGAGGCTTGGGCAGCGCCCACGCAAATCAGCACCAGGAGGTTCACGGTGATTTCCACAAACTTCAAAATGCCTGTAAGGAGCAGAAAGATGGGAAGAGATGTCAGAATCATGTGCAAACTGGGGGTGATAAAAATACATCCAAAAACATAACCAGAGAGCACTATTACTGAGACAATCCTCCTGGCTATAGCAACAACAGAGTGCTTTTTTgggaggaagaaggggaaaaaaaagtgtaagcTCTCATGGGCACATTTCAGAAGTTGGGCAAATTACTTTTCTAAAAATTTGTCAGCAGTTTGATAAATGGGACTCCATGAGGGGAAAAATCCATAAAGATTTTACTGTGCTTGTGTTACTGCCAAGGAAAGCGAATAACGATTGCATTTTGGCCTGTAACTGCTTGGCATAAACAATCTGAACAGAATGCAGAAGGTGAAAGCTGACAAAAACCTACAACCCTCTGATGGCTTAACAAATCGTGCAAGCTATGTAGGTCCTTAAAAGTTTACTGCTTTAACGGACACGTTTTTGGAGCTAAGTGCTAATCTGAACTTCTTATGtatcacttttctttctctatctcttactgaaataaaatctcttcataaatattaataaactGATTGCATAGAAAAAGTGGGGGAAGAGGACAAAAATACCTTATGTATTGAGGTAAGGGGATTTGATACTTTGTGTATTCTTTCACACATGCCCAGCTTCAAAAGAAAGCTTTATGACTTCTGAGTTGAATCTTCTTTTCCCTGTGCTATGCTACTGATAAAAGTAACCTAGGAGAAATGGCTTCTTCTAGTAGCTGCCTGTCAGGAAGGACCAGCACGGCTTAGATGAATCTGATTATTCTGTGACAGCTCACTAGGGGTCAGACTAAGATTAGTAAACATGACCGATGCTGAAGTGTAGCACAGCTAGAGTTGCCTATTCAGGAAATGAAAACCTAAAGTGTATCACGTGCTGTTCCTCAAGTCCTGAAGCTAATTACTGAATTGTGAGTCTTATCCTGCTGCAGCCTGACAGCCAAGAATATAAGATGCTTGATAGAGTGGTCCTATGCTTGCCTTTAAAGGGGGGTGGGATCTTTGGCTTGCATACAGACTTTCATTTTATGCTATTAGCATTGATCAGCGTGACATTTTCCTCCTGAGCCATGGCTCTGTTTCTGTCAAGGCTGTATGGGCTTAAAAGAAAGGGCTGAAGCAGTATAAGGGATGATGGATTATTGGCTATTCTTGTTCTGCCCCTTCTTACTCCCTCCCCAGAGGGCTGAGGCAAGAAGtaccttcctgctgctgcttcctttcacTGGAAGGTGCTTGTGGTGGTTTGACAAGGGCCTTTGGCTATGCTAAGTATCAGCTTTTCCTGTACATCCCCTTGCTGAGCTTTAGAAAGGGCAATTTTCTGTTGTTAAGTGTTCGCACCTGCTGCAAATCTCTCCATATTTACAACTCTGTGAAAATAAGCCATTCCaatcctcagtgctgctgtttcAAAACTTCCTAAGTATTCATACAAAGCCTTACCTTTGCTGAGCTGCTACTGCAGGACTGGCATGATGCGTCCCTTTGCagatggaatgaaaaataaaaccagtgagggctgttgtatttttaattgcagtagTAGGTGCTCTATGGCATGTGTGAAAAATGTCCTAAAGCAGGCCATTCAGGTTGGGTGGGTTTTATATGTACCTGCATAATTTTCACACATGCCTGCTGTAGAACTGATTGGAGGGAAGCAAGGAAAAGAGGTTCATTAGCAGTTACTCCAGGAGTTATCTGCAATGTGAGGATTGacttaaaaacaataaaacg
Coding sequences within:
- the LOC104917132 gene encoding LOW QUALITY PROTEIN: MARVEL domain-containing protein 3-like (The sequence of the model RefSeq protein was modified relative to this genomic sequence to represent the inferred CDS: inserted 1 base in 1 codon), which produces LRKLFVKERVHVRDKMAHAGRRYQDKQGGYHENRGSDGYEEDRKXRKPGPYNGRPAKDNRGGQHSRASTICSEPYSKASAASQEYFESPPQYYPTKETLSMKCSKVCTTRGILKFVEITVNLLVLICVGAAQASVAGFTSIGGLGIGSFNLNSAYSPFEGTELQEVRELDMQITQMRAPCVYGGVAFSLAAAALTLVFLVVGAKPIHRLKMGLLGGECAFSLLAGVCYVIAVGLYLHFVTQVNATEACKRRERLYARRGYTSMNCVVQGGDAAVGLFGVAAACLYFASFVVCILAIRTVRAFQSRMATAQHSPKSSVRDRSVRNDRPIHRTSGSSHNIQALATLV